One segment of Stenotrophomonas sp. SAU14A_NAIMI4_8 DNA contains the following:
- a CDS encoding type I secretion system permease/ATPase, protein MNVSNSAPASSEYVEAIQGADRIDDTLLDSVSWICSHHGQHRSAEALLAGLPKAGRLTPSLALAALEQAGLIGGIIQRPLARLFDSLAPFILLRKDHGGMVYLGRQGQDEQLRYRVVLPDSGCQAVELDAAEMASLYSGYAILVKPRARVDARAGAEAPQASGHWLRSTLWHYRRYYLSAALGALLINVLALATIFFTMNVYDRVVPNLAYVTLWSLAIGVSVALVFEAIARYARAHLLDMAGKKADLVMGSILFRQAMSIRMEHKPASAGSFANQLREFESVRDFVTSATLSVISDLPFVILFAALIFAIGGPLGWIPLLVIPLILLVSIVAQWPLARTMQENLREASLKQGVLIESVEGLETLKAVAGEGFMQRRWERFSGMAADTSMKSRQLSTLAINLVTSLQQLQTVALVVYGVYLIGEGLITQGSLIAAVMLAGRVTAPLGQVTGLAVRFQQTKAALVSLNKLMEMPTDRGSAQDYIACPQLSGQLTLRGIGFSYPQQGMQSSPLVLQGIDINIGAGEKLAILGRIGSGKSTLLRIMARLFQPVQGQLLSDGIDVTQIDPADWRRAVGYVGQDARLFYGSLRENVMIGRPDASPEQLLRVLRLCGLDVVASRHPMGINLPIGEGGQGLSGGQRQLVALARTLLSRPRLLLLDEPTSAMDAQTEARFLQHLHRAVQGQTLVVVTHRPSLLKLVDRVVIVEDGSVAADGRKETILARFRGKHGSLEDTA, encoded by the coding sequence ATGAATGTCTCCAACTCGGCCCCTGCGTCCAGCGAATACGTGGAGGCCATCCAAGGCGCTGATCGCATCGACGATACGCTGCTCGACAGCGTGTCTTGGATCTGCAGCCATCATGGCCAGCATCGCTCCGCCGAAGCCTTGCTGGCGGGCCTACCCAAGGCAGGGCGGCTAACGCCCTCGTTGGCACTCGCAGCGCTTGAGCAGGCCGGTCTGATCGGCGGCATCATACAACGTCCACTGGCCAGGCTGTTTGATTCGCTGGCACCGTTCATCCTGCTGCGCAAGGATCATGGAGGCATGGTCTATCTCGGCCGCCAGGGCCAGGATGAACAGCTGCGCTATCGCGTGGTGCTGCCGGACAGCGGTTGCCAGGCCGTGGAGCTGGACGCCGCGGAGATGGCCAGCCTCTATTCGGGCTATGCAATCTTGGTCAAGCCCCGGGCCAGGGTTGATGCACGCGCCGGAGCGGAAGCGCCGCAGGCAAGCGGGCATTGGCTGCGTTCTACGTTGTGGCACTACCGGCGTTACTACCTCAGCGCCGCGCTCGGTGCGTTGCTGATCAACGTGCTTGCGCTGGCGACCATCTTCTTCACCATGAACGTCTACGACCGCGTGGTGCCCAATCTGGCGTATGTCACCTTGTGGTCGCTGGCCATCGGCGTATCGGTTGCGCTCGTGTTTGAAGCGATCGCACGGTATGCACGCGCGCACCTGCTCGACATGGCCGGCAAGAAAGCCGATCTGGTCATGGGCAGCATCCTGTTCCGCCAGGCGATGTCGATCCGCATGGAACATAAGCCTGCATCGGCAGGATCGTTCGCCAACCAGCTGCGCGAGTTCGAGTCGGTCAGGGACTTCGTAACCTCGGCGACGCTGAGTGTGATTTCAGACTTGCCGTTCGTCATCCTATTCGCCGCTCTCATCTTCGCCATCGGCGGCCCACTGGGCTGGATCCCGTTGCTGGTAATTCCGCTGATTCTGCTGGTCAGCATCGTGGCGCAATGGCCCCTAGCCAGGACCATGCAGGAAAACCTGCGTGAAGCGTCGCTCAAGCAGGGGGTGTTGATTGAATCCGTGGAAGGTCTGGAAACCCTCAAGGCCGTCGCCGGTGAAGGCTTCATGCAGCGCCGTTGGGAGCGCTTCAGTGGCATGGCCGCAGATACATCGATGAAGTCGCGGCAGCTGTCCACGCTGGCGATCAACCTGGTCACCTCGCTGCAGCAGCTGCAGACCGTAGCCCTAGTGGTGTACGGGGTCTATCTCATCGGCGAGGGGCTGATTACCCAGGGCAGCCTGATCGCTGCGGTAATGCTGGCCGGCCGGGTCACCGCGCCGCTGGGCCAGGTAACCGGGCTGGCTGTGCGTTTCCAGCAGACCAAGGCCGCGCTGGTTTCGTTGAACAAGCTGATGGAGATGCCGACCGATCGCGGCAGTGCTCAAGATTACATCGCGTGCCCGCAGCTAAGCGGCCAGCTGACTTTACGTGGCATCGGCTTCAGCTATCCGCAGCAGGGCATGCAATCCAGTCCTTTGGTGCTGCAGGGCATCGACATCAACATCGGGGCCGGCGAGAAGCTGGCCATCCTCGGTCGCATCGGCAGTGGCAAATCGACCCTGCTGCGGATCATGGCACGGCTCTTCCAGCCGGTGCAGGGACAGCTGCTCAGCGACGGCATCGATGTAACCCAGATCGATCCTGCCGACTGGCGCCGTGCTGTGGGTTATGTCGGCCAGGATGCACGCCTATTCTATGGTTCGCTGCGCGAGAACGTGATGATCGGGCGGCCGGACGCGAGCCCGGAGCAGCTGCTGCGGGTGCTCCGCCTGTGCGGCCTTGACGTGGTGGCCAGCCGTCATCCCATGGGCATCAACCTGCCGATCGGCGAGGGCGGGCAGGGCCTGTCCGGCGGCCAAAGGCAACTGGTGGCGCTGGCCAGGACCTTGTTGTCGCGACCGCGCCTTCTGCTCCTGGATGAACCCACCAGCGCAATGGATGCGCAGACCGAGGCGCGGTTTCTGCAGCACCTGCACCGTGCGGTACAGGGGCAGACGCTGGTGGTGGTGACCCACCGGCCCTCGCTGTTGAAGCTGGTCGACCGCGTGGTCATCGTCGAAGACGGCAGCGTTGCCGCCGACGGTCGAAAGGAAACGATCCTGGCCCGGTTTCGCGGCAAGCACGGCTCGCTGGAGGATACGGCATGA
- a CDS encoding HlyD family type I secretion periplasmic adaptor subunit: protein MTWLKKKVRLRTQPTLSAADAAFMDDVRQSLLSQSPPSSRRMLYLILAVLLAAICWAWFARVEEITRGEATIIPQSREQVIQSLEGGILVEMNVREGDIVDKGQVLLKIDPTRAKASYSEAYSKALGLKASIARLRAEAYQAPLEFPEDVLEDVAITGKEAQAYQARKRALEQSVAASHRSHTLAMKEIDLARPLVARGLMSEVELLRMQRQANDLQIQVVEHRNKFRAEASAELARSELELSQTIANLVGRADIVDRTTLNAPLYGTVKNIRVHTIGGVIQPGEHILEIVPLQDQLLVEAKIKPADVAFLRPGLPATVKLSAYDYGVYGGLLGRLQLVSADTLKDEANAASGRPDDSYYRVLVLTDSNALQVAGRRLPIIPGMTATVEIRTGEKTVLDYLLKPVFKAKEAFRER from the coding sequence ATGACTTGGCTGAAAAAAAAGGTCCGCCTCCGTACGCAGCCGACCCTGTCCGCCGCTGATGCTGCCTTCATGGACGATGTCCGGCAGTCGCTACTGAGCCAGTCGCCCCCTAGTTCTAGGCGCATGCTGTATCTGATCCTTGCGGTGCTGCTGGCGGCGATATGCTGGGCTTGGTTTGCCCGCGTCGAGGAGATCACCCGTGGCGAGGCGACCATCATTCCGCAGAGTCGTGAACAGGTCATCCAGAGTCTGGAGGGTGGCATCCTGGTCGAGATGAACGTCCGCGAGGGCGATATTGTCGACAAAGGCCAGGTGCTGCTGAAGATCGATCCGACCCGGGCCAAGGCCAGTTACAGTGAGGCGTACTCCAAGGCGCTGGGCCTGAAGGCCTCGATTGCCCGCCTGCGTGCTGAAGCCTACCAGGCGCCGTTGGAATTCCCCGAGGACGTACTGGAAGATGTCGCCATCACGGGCAAGGAAGCGCAGGCGTACCAGGCTCGCAAGCGCGCGCTAGAGCAATCGGTCGCCGCATCGCATCGCAGCCATACGTTGGCCATGAAGGAGATAGATCTGGCTAGGCCGCTGGTTGCGCGCGGCCTGATGTCGGAGGTCGAACTACTGCGGATGCAGCGCCAAGCCAATGACTTGCAGATCCAGGTAGTCGAGCATCGCAACAAGTTCCGTGCCGAAGCCAGCGCCGAGCTTGCGCGCTCGGAACTGGAACTGTCGCAGACCATCGCAAACCTGGTCGGACGCGCCGACATCGTTGATCGCACTACGCTCAACGCACCGTTGTACGGAACGGTGAAGAACATTCGGGTGCATACCATCGGTGGAGTGATCCAGCCGGGCGAGCACATTCTAGAAATTGTCCCGCTGCAGGACCAACTGCTGGTGGAGGCGAAGATCAAGCCCGCAGACGTCGCGTTCTTGCGACCCGGGTTGCCGGCCACGGTGAAACTCTCTGCCTACGACTACGGTGTCTATGGTGGCCTGCTGGGGCGCCTGCAGCTGGTCAGTGCCGACACCCTGAAGGACGAGGCCAACGCGGCCAGCGGGCGCCCGGATGACAGCTACTACCGGGTGCTGGTACTGACTGACAGCAACGCGCTGCAGGTTGCTGGAAGGAGGCTGCCGATCATTCCAGGCATGACAGCCACGGTTGAGATCCGCACCGGCGAAAAGACCGTGCTGGACTATCTGTTGAAGCCGGTATTCAAGGCGAAAGAAGCCTTCAGGGAGCGTTGA
- a CDS encoding TolC family protein, with protein MKKMPTAPHRLSAWIAPIMLSWLGLAGAALGGAAAADEVPPDAAATVFAQWLDDRSDQTGNAVDPVPLSEDELRTLLSAAVRNAMLRSPAVGESEALWGAALSDVDQVKGWRWPQVEIGSQSQALTVDSGRGTSNSNSMDVALSLKVVTPLYDFGRTRGTLKSREQSALAAAEQYAAQQQNNAAQVTVYIVELSKQRLLAEVGQSYIHRLRSLVAMLAEIVKVDPGRASELTQAKARLLQAQTSLDMTLSRCRDAELALQKLLGDELPVLPLKRSWALQPVGLEQLLDQMPAHPLLLQAKAESQAAQWQTEAIRSSAWPQLDWVINKTMGRGETGTQQPWETRLALSWKVFQGGAQRAARAASAQRTAASKLREEQIRLDLEYELRSATQDAQTLYQRADAYRELVAESELIRKAFFEQWYHLGRRTLLDVLSAESDYYSNQVNEVSSRFDGYNAVLRGRSGAGGLLQWLHVKG; from the coding sequence ATGAAGAAGATGCCCACGGCACCTCACAGACTGTCGGCATGGATAGCGCCGATCATGCTGTCGTGGCTGGGGCTGGCGGGCGCCGCTCTGGGCGGTGCGGCTGCCGCCGATGAGGTGCCGCCGGACGCCGCTGCGACAGTGTTTGCGCAGTGGCTGGATGACCGTTCCGATCAAACCGGAAACGCCGTTGACCCAGTTCCGTTGAGCGAAGACGAGCTGCGCACGCTGCTGTCCGCTGCGGTACGGAACGCGATGCTGCGCAGCCCCGCAGTGGGTGAATCGGAAGCTTTGTGGGGCGCGGCGTTGTCCGACGTCGACCAGGTCAAAGGGTGGCGCTGGCCGCAGGTGGAGATAGGCTCGCAATCCCAAGCCTTGACCGTGGACAGTGGGCGTGGCACCAGCAACAGCAACAGCATGGATGTGGCGCTGAGCCTCAAGGTGGTGACCCCGCTCTACGATTTTGGGCGCACCCGCGGCACCCTCAAGAGCCGCGAGCAGTCCGCCCTGGCCGCCGCCGAGCAGTACGCCGCGCAGCAGCAGAACAATGCCGCGCAGGTCACCGTGTACATCGTCGAGTTGTCCAAACAGCGACTGCTGGCAGAAGTGGGGCAGAGTTACATCCACCGCCTGCGTTCGCTGGTGGCGATGCTTGCCGAGATCGTCAAGGTCGACCCGGGCCGCGCCAGCGAGTTGACCCAAGCCAAGGCGCGGTTACTTCAGGCCCAGACCAGTCTGGATATGACGCTTTCGCGCTGCCGCGATGCCGAACTGGCATTGCAAAAGCTGCTGGGCGACGAACTGCCGGTACTACCATTGAAACGCAGCTGGGCGCTGCAACCGGTCGGGCTGGAGCAATTGCTGGACCAGATGCCGGCGCATCCGCTGCTGCTTCAGGCCAAGGCCGAAAGCCAGGCGGCGCAGTGGCAAACAGAAGCGATCCGTTCTTCGGCGTGGCCACAGCTGGATTGGGTCATCAACAAGACCATGGGCCGCGGCGAGACCGGCACGCAGCAGCCCTGGGAAACGCGTCTCGCGCTGAGCTGGAAGGTGTTCCAAGGGGGCGCACAACGTGCTGCCCGCGCGGCGTCCGCGCAACGCACTGCAGCCAGCAAGCTGCGCGAGGAGCAGATCCGCCTGGATCTGGAATATGAGTTGCGCAGCGCCACCCAGGATGCCCAGACGCTATACCAGCGGGCTGATGCATATCGTGAGCTGGTGGCCGAATCAGAACTGATCCGCAAGGCATTCTTCGAGCAGTGGTACCACTTGGGGCGGCGCACTCTGCTCGATGTGCTGAGTGCGGAAAGCGATTACTACAGCAACCAGGTTAATGAAGTGAGCAGTCGTTTCGATGGCTACAATGCGGTGCTGCGGGGGCGCAGCGGTGCTGGTGGCCTGTTGCAGTGGCTGCACGTAAAAGGTTGA
- a CDS encoding response regulator transcription factor: MTLSTAHAISVALVDDHDIVRFGLGTLLSRECDLELVGSFATSTELLNALEIRVPDVLLVDLRLGEGDIDGMALISQVVQRHPGCRILVLSVDDVPANVARALQLGGTAFVNKNAAASELVLAVRQAAKGRRTLPPSLGAESPLLRTSSAEKNSTSAKPGELGARLSSREREILDDLIRGLTINEIALKHGRGQSTISSQKRTAFTKLEIRSIGELFRIKDLIGLGR; the protein is encoded by the coding sequence GTGACGCTTTCTACTGCTCACGCCATCAGTGTCGCGCTGGTCGACGATCACGACATCGTGCGGTTTGGTCTAGGCACACTGCTGTCTCGCGAATGCGATCTCGAGCTGGTCGGAAGCTTCGCTACGTCAACTGAGCTTCTGAATGCGCTAGAGATCCGAGTACCGGACGTACTGCTTGTTGACCTGCGCCTTGGCGAAGGCGACATCGACGGCATGGCCTTGATTTCACAAGTCGTCCAACGCCATCCGGGCTGCCGGATCTTGGTACTGTCGGTTGACGATGTTCCTGCCAATGTCGCTAGAGCACTGCAACTCGGGGGCACAGCGTTCGTAAATAAGAATGCAGCAGCTTCCGAGCTGGTGCTGGCTGTCCGTCAAGCGGCCAAGGGGCGGCGCACCCTCCCTCCCAGCCTGGGCGCGGAGTCACCACTGCTGAGGACTTCGAGTGCCGAGAAGAACTCAACCTCGGCAAAACCTGGCGAGCTCGGCGCAAGGCTTTCCTCGCGTGAGCGAGAGATTCTCGATGACTTGATTCGCGGCTTGACGATCAACGAGATTGCGCTGAAGCACGGTCGAGGTCAGTCCACCATCAGCTCTCAGAAGCGAACTGCCTTCACCAAACTCGAGATCAGGAGCATTGGCGAGTTGTTCAGGATCAAGGACCTTATAGGTCTGGGGCGCTGA